The following proteins are encoded in a genomic region of Oncorhynchus keta strain PuntledgeMale-10-30-2019 chromosome 6, Oket_V2, whole genome shotgun sequence:
- the LOC118381556 gene encoding serine rich and transmembrane domain containing 1, protein MSGMDFSLEELNRTEISPDNGNFLRFSPTSVSTAAAAAGTGLSSGRQENVYVYVWIFLSLLVFLLSMIVISLHRLKNIITSSSSVPDCSSEGGSSFTNMEICSISSQRSTVSSLSI, encoded by the coding sequence ATGTCCGGTATGGACTTCTCATTGGAGGAGCTGAACAGAACCGAAATCTCCCCAGACAACGGAAACTTCCTGAGGTTCTCCCCCACCTCCGTTTCCACTGCAGCCGCGGCGGCGGGGACAGGGTTGTCGTCGGGGCGACAGGAGAATGTTTACGTGTACGTGTGGATCTTCCTGAGTCTGCTGGTGTTCCTGCTGTCGATGATCGTCATCTCCCTCCACAGGCTAAAGAATATCATtacatcctcctcctctgtgcCTGACTGCAGCAGTGAGGGGGGCAGCTCATTCACCAACATGGAGATCTGTAGTATATCTTCACAGAGGTCAACCGTGTCCTCACTGTCAAtttga